Proteins encoded within one genomic window of Panicum virgatum strain AP13 chromosome 1N, P.virgatum_v5, whole genome shotgun sequence:
- the LOC120653238 gene encoding uncharacterized protein LOC120653238, with the protein MTSELCQEILRVQIDLSFSYWMENKGSPSYHDVLRKDVMLPIEVNLDVYKCAKQNDLDIGEYHDLMMDNVVEVADKKLMALKEIDKDKIMVAKAYNKKVKAKSFQIRELVWKTVLPLKTKDRRFGKWYPSWEGPFRVTRVVPGNSNMLEDLQGNQLPKALNGRFLKKYYPIMWQHA; encoded by the exons ATGACTTCTGAACTATGTCAGGAGATTCTTCGAGTACAGATCGACCTGAGTTTTTCATACTGGATGGAGAATAAAGGATCACCATCATACCACGATGTTCTGAGAAAG GATGTTATGCTCCCTATAGAGGTAAACTTGGATGTGTACAAGTGTGCTAAGCAAAATGATTTGGACATCGGTGAGTACCACGATTTGATGATGGACAACGTTGTTGAAGTCGCCGATAAGAAGTTGATGGCTCTAAAGGAGATAGACAAGGACAAGATCATGGTGGCGAaagcatacaacaagaaggtaaaggCCAAGTCTTTTCAGATTAGAGAGCTCGTGTGGAAGACGGTGCTGCCATTGAAGACTAAAGACAGGAGATTCGGCAAGTGGTATCCAAGCTGGGAAGGTCCGTTTAGAGTAACAAGGGTGGTTCCTGGTAATTCAAATATGTTAGAAGATTTGCAAGGTAACCAGCTGCCCAAGGCATTGAATGGCCGCTTcttgaagaaatattacccaATCATGTGGCAACATGCTTGA